A window of Oncorhynchus tshawytscha isolate Ot180627B linkage group LG10, Otsh_v2.0, whole genome shotgun sequence contains these coding sequences:
- the LOC112260017 gene encoding LOW QUALITY PROTEIN: E3 ubiquitin-protein ligase DTX1 (The sequence of the model RefSeq protein was modified relative to this genomic sequence to represent the inferred CDS: deleted 2 bases in 1 codon) has translation MLLASAVVVWEWLNEHGRWRPYSPAVSHHIEAVIRNDPRGGSVVLGQVDSRLSPYIIDLHSMHQFRQDTGTLRPVRRSFYDPTSAPGQGWLWEWENDTGSWTAYDTEVGIAIQAARDRQQPWLDLAPLGFCYLIDFQSMTQINGQTQRCRRIQRRSDLAYPLVSGPLPKTHHAWGPSPAGLPGVGVSGVGMGNGNGSAYPSGALPASAITSLGQPCACQQCMLVLSVKAGAMATAHTLGRRPPQNKPPSPKLGGGYSAMGGSYSLTLPRPPSSMARSLSPHRTSAGGASGGVGVGGGFAHSLSLLGSATAALSLTSTRPPPPPLPLPPPPPPPPSSMASSVILPPSSSFSMASSGPPSMPAPAPLLISTAASSCTPSPSARVLGPVSSAAAACAAPLPPRASLAGLSRPALQRIAMAQSRALIASGVPTVPVKNLNGSSPVHPALAGITGILMSAAGLPVCLTRPPKLVLHPPPVSKSDIKPVPGLGHCCRKTTKKQARKGKTPEEVVKRYLQKVRNPPEEDCTICMEALAGPSGYKGPGVGGIQRAESVGRLAQCGHQYHLQCLVAMYNNGNKDGSLQCPTCKTIYGVKTGNQPPGKMEYHVIPHSLPGHPDCKTIRIIYNIPPGIQGPEHPNPGKPFTARGFPRHCYLPDSEKGRKVLKLLLVAWDRRLIFSVGTSSTTGESDTVIWNEVHHKTEFGSNLTGHGYPDPGHLDNVLEELKAQGITEEECLPRD, from the exons GTACCCTCCGACCGGTGCGTCGCAGCTTCTACGACCCCACTTCGGCGCCGGGCCAGGGCTGGTTGTGGGAGTGGGAGAACGACACAGGCTCGTGGACAGCCTACGACACAGAGGTGGGCATCGCCATCCAGGCAGCACGCGACCGTCAGCAGCCCTGGCTGGACCTGGCGCCACTGGGCTTCTGCTACCTCATCGACTTTCAGAGCATGACCCAGATCAACGGGCAGACGCAGCGCTGCCGCCGCATCCAACGCCGCTCCGACTTAGCCTACCCTCTGGTGTCGGGGCCCCTTCCCAAGACACACCACGCCTGGGGACCCAGCCCTGCAGGACTGCCGGGGGTGGGGGTTTCCGGAGTGGGCATGGGGAACGGGAACGGTAGCGCCTACCCAAGCGGCGCCCTGCCGGCCTCTGCCATCACATCGCTGGGCCAGCCCTGCGCCTGTCAGCAATGCATGCTGGTCCTGAGCGTCAAGGCAGGCGCCATGGCGACGGCTCACACCCTGGGCAGGAGGCCACCTCAGAACAAGCCGCCCAGCCCCAAACTAGGTGGTGGTTACTCGGCCATGGGTGGGTCTTACTCGCTGACTCTCCCCCGCCCCCCCTCCTCCATGGCCAGGTCCTTGTCCCCCCACAGGACGTCCGCGGGCGGGGCTAGCGGTGGTGTAGGGGTTGGCGGCGGCTTCGCCCACTCGCTCTCCCTCCTGGGTTCGGCCACCGCCGCACTCTCCCTCACCTCTACCCGGCCCCCTCCCCCGCCTCTA CCCCTTCCGCCTCCTCCACCGCCTCCGCCCTCCTCCATGGCGTCCAGTGtcattcttcctccctcctcttccttctccatggCGTCCTCCGGCCCTCCGTCAATGCCCGCGCCGGCCCCACTTCTCATCTCCACAGCAGCCTCCTCCTGCACCCCCTCACCCTCCGCCCGTGTCCTGGGGCCCGTGTCTTCAGCAGCGGCGGCCTGTGCAGCCCCCCTGCCACCTCGTGCCAGCCTTGCCGGGCTCAGCCGACCCGCCCTGCAGCGCATCGCCATGGCCCAGTCCAGAGCCCTCATCGCCTCCGG TGTCCCAACGGTTCCTGTGAAGAACCTCAATGGATCTAGCCCTGTCCACCCTGCATTGGCAG GTATTACAGGGATCCTGATGAGCGCCGCAggacttcctgtctgtctgacccgCCCTCCCAAGCTGGTGCTCCACCCCCCGCCCGTTAGCAAGAGTGACATAAAGCCCGTCCCCGGCCTCGGCCACTGCTGCCGCAAGACCACCAAGAAGCAGGCTCGCAAAG GCAAGACCCCTGAGGAAGTAGTGAAGAGGTACCTTCAGAAGGTCCGCAACCCCCCAGAGGAGGACTGCACTATCTGCATGGAGGCCCTGGCTGGGCCCTCGGGATACAAGGGCCCCGGAGTTGGGGGAATCCAGCGGGCAGAGTCGGTTGGTCGCCTGGCTCAGTGTGGGCACCAGTACCACCTGCAGTGCTTGGTGGCCATGTACAACAACGGCAACAAGGACGGCAGCCTACAGTGCCCTACCTGCAAGACCATCTACGGCGTGAAGACGGGGAACCAGCCACCCGGCAAGATGGAGTACCACGTCATCCCCCACTCGCTGCCCGGCCACCCTGACTGCAAGACCATCCGCATCATCTACAACATCCCCCCCGGCATCCAG GGGCCTGAGCACCCGAACCCGGGCAAGCCATTCACCGCCCGGGGATTCCCCCGACACTGCTACCTCCCTGATAGCGAGAAGGGACGCAAG GTACTGAAGCTGCTGCTGGTGGCGTGGGACCGCCGGCTCATCTTCTCGGTGGGCACGTCCAGCACCACGGGCGAGTCGGACACGGTCATCTGGAACGAAGTGCACCACAAGACTGAGTTTGGCTCCAACCTAACAGGCCATGGCTACCCCGACCCAGGCCACCTGGACAACGTTCTGGAGGAGCTTAAGGCCCAGGGGATCACAGAGGAGGAGTGCCTACCCAGAGACTGA
- the LOC112260025 gene encoding myb/SANT-like DNA-binding domain-containing protein 1 isoform X2 — MATEDSFSYLFLGHSEKHRRARNWTDAEMKGLLYVWEQNVADLKKCKRNTKIYEKMAQRFFELTGEQRHREEIKMKITNMSFQYRKMKCTANGSVGTPDWPYYQAIEKILTKTADNGTMNPFELQSSGPSTSTEASISHAEGLPMGVLPEYTGSSDEMEIREDLGGSESSGSLHSGLPCTDSHPAPAKRKKVHQHLSLKRWKLKVMEAMLQEQRKVSRAVEETCREVRRVMHQQNFLQVQSLQLQERMMNLLEKMIQPPAAPIPTWGSAAQPGVKEPGQG, encoded by the exons ATGGCCACCGAGGACAGTTTCAGTTACCTCTTCTTGGGCCACAGCGAGAAGCACAGAAGGGCCCGAAACTGGACTGATGCGGAGATGAAGGGGCTCCTGTACGTCTGGGAACAGAACGTCGCCGACCTGAAGAAGTGCAAGAGGAATACCAAGATCTATGAGAAAATGGCCCAGAGGTTCTTCGAGCTCACGGGAGAACAGCGCCACCGGGAGGAGATCAAGATGAAAATCACCAATATGTCTTTCCAGTACAG GAAAATGAAGTGCACGGCCAATGGGAGTGTAGGTACCCCGGACTGGCCGTACTACCAAGCCATAGAGAAGATACTCACCAAGACTGCCGATAATGGGACTATGAACCCATTTGAGCTCCAGTCTTCGGGCCCCTCCACCTCCACGGAGGCCTCGATCTCCCATGCGGAGGGCCTCCCCATGGGCGTCCTTCCGGAGTACACAGGCTCCTCTGATGAGATGGAAATTAGGGAGGACCTGGGTGGATCGGAGAGCTCTGGCAGTCTGCATTCCGGGCTTCCCTGTACTGA TTCCCACCCGGCACCGGCCAAGAGAAAAAAAGTACACCAGCACCTCTCCCTGAAGCGGTGGAAGCTGAAGGTGATGGAGGCAATGCTCCAGGAGCAGCGGAAGGTGAGCCGGGCGGTGGAGGAGACGTGCCGCGAGGTGCGCCGCGTCATGCACCAGCAAAACTTCCTCCAGGTGCAAAGCCTACAGCTCCAGGAGCGCATGATGAACTTGCTGGAGAAGATGATTCAGCCACCCGCTGCCCCCATACCCACCTGGGGTTCTGCTGCCCAGCCAGGGGTCAAAGAGCCAGGGCAGGGGTGA
- the LOC112260025 gene encoding myb/SANT-like DNA-binding domain-containing protein 1 isoform X1 — translation MATEDSFSYLFLGHSEKHRRARNWTDAEMKGLLYVWEQNVADLKKCKRNTKIYEKMAQRFFELTGEQRHREEIKMKITNMSFQYRQVKMKCTANGSVGTPDWPYYQAIEKILTKTADNGTMNPFELQSSGPSTSTEASISHAEGLPMGVLPEYTGSSDEMEIREDLGGSESSGSLHSGLPCTDSHPAPAKRKKVHQHLSLKRWKLKVMEAMLQEQRKVSRAVEETCREVRRVMHQQNFLQVQSLQLQERMMNLLEKMIQPPAAPIPTWGSAAQPGVKEPGQG, via the exons ATGGCCACCGAGGACAGTTTCAGTTACCTCTTCTTGGGCCACAGCGAGAAGCACAGAAGGGCCCGAAACTGGACTGATGCGGAGATGAAGGGGCTCCTGTACGTCTGGGAACAGAACGTCGCCGACCTGAAGAAGTGCAAGAGGAATACCAAGATCTATGAGAAAATGGCCCAGAGGTTCTTCGAGCTCACGGGAGAACAGCGCCACCGGGAGGAGATCAAGATGAAAATCACCAATATGTCTTTCCAGTACAGGCAAGT GAAAATGAAGTGCACGGCCAATGGGAGTGTAGGTACCCCGGACTGGCCGTACTACCAAGCCATAGAGAAGATACTCACCAAGACTGCCGATAATGGGACTATGAACCCATTTGAGCTCCAGTCTTCGGGCCCCTCCACCTCCACGGAGGCCTCGATCTCCCATGCGGAGGGCCTCCCCATGGGCGTCCTTCCGGAGTACACAGGCTCCTCTGATGAGATGGAAATTAGGGAGGACCTGGGTGGATCGGAGAGCTCTGGCAGTCTGCATTCCGGGCTTCCCTGTACTGA TTCCCACCCGGCACCGGCCAAGAGAAAAAAAGTACACCAGCACCTCTCCCTGAAGCGGTGGAAGCTGAAGGTGATGGAGGCAATGCTCCAGGAGCAGCGGAAGGTGAGCCGGGCGGTGGAGGAGACGTGCCGCGAGGTGCGCCGCGTCATGCACCAGCAAAACTTCCTCCAGGTGCAAAGCCTACAGCTCCAGGAGCGCATGATGAACTTGCTGGAGAAGATGATTCAGCCACCCGCTGCCCCCATACCCACCTGGGGTTCTGCTGCCCAGCCAGGGGTCAAAGAGCCAGGGCAGGGGTGA